The stretch of DNA AGGCCTaatgtgaaagaagaaaattcgtTTTGTCAACATggtgtattttctttttttatatttactttgtaTTCCTCAATACTTtatcaaatcatcaataaaattatttttgtaattttttgtgtactttatgaatttatatattttatttatcttttattataaaaataatttcattaaattaataaattataaatgtagaTGGGTAATTATAAATAAAGGAGGCTTCAAACTCCCACAAAATAATAGACAAGATAATAGTCAATAATAGAAAAGGTTAAGTTAAAACCTCCGCAATATAATTTGGATAGTAGGGGTCTTTCAACATCTCTGCAAATGACTTGTGGAGACTCTAACTACGGAGGCGTGAAAATTACTCACACCACCAACGGGATACTTATAAGCCAAGTGAAGAATGAGAAAGATTTTGTTCCAATTATTTAACGTAGGTTAGCATAACTGCACACCTTGGTTTGCACTTAAATTCAGGATGAGAAGTGACACAACCATTTATTGAAAATGGGTTCACCTTATACCAACCCACCTCATCCACGAAGCAAACCtgttaaattttcaaaacttaAGGGCTACTAATTTCATAAGAGTGAGGGAAAACAAAGTAATGTAGAAAACTGCAGGTTCACACTTACGATAACACAATTTTGCACTTAAACTGGAAGTTTTTATTATGCAATACGTATGGCACAATctgcaaaatttaaaaataaaattccttagTACTTGGTGTGGGTTAACTTTATTAATGAAGTGTATAAATTACTCATGCCACCAATGGGATACTTATAAGCCAAGTGAAGAATGAGAAAGATTTTGTTCAAATCATTTAACGTATGTTAGCAGAACTGCACACCTTGGTTTGCACCTAAATCCAGGATGAGGAGTGACACAACCATCTATTGAAATGGGTACACCTTATACCAACCCACCTCATCCACAAAGCAAACATGTTAAATTCTCAAAACATAAGTGCAACTACTTTCATAAGGGTGAGGGAAAACAATGTAATGCAGAAAAGTGCAGGTTCGCATTTACGCTAACATGACTTTGCACTTAAACTAGAAGTTTTTAATATGCAATATGTATGGCACAAtctgaaaaatttataaatataattcctTAGTACTTGGTGTGAGTTAACTTTATTAATGAAGTGTATAAATTACTCACGCCACCAACGGGATACTGATAAGGCAAGTGAAAAATGGGAAAGATTTTGTTCAAATCATTTAACGTAGGTTAGCAGAATTGCACGCTTTGATTTGTACTTAAATCCAGGATGAGGAGTGACACAATCATCTATTGAAATGGGTTCACCTTATACCAACCCACCTCATCCACAAAGCAAACATGTTAAATATTCAAAACTTTAGGACTACTACTTTCATAAGGGTGAGGGAAAACAATGTAATGCAGAAAAGTGTAGGTTCGCACTTACTCTAACACGACTTTGCACTTAAATTGAAAGTTTATATTATGCAATACGTATGGCACAATctgcaaaatttataaatataattcctTAGTACTTGGTGTGAGTTAACTTTATTATGCCACCAACAAGATACTTATAAGCCACGTAAAGAATGGGAAAGATTTTGTTCAAATCATTTAACGTAGGTTAGCATAACTGCACGCCTTGGTTTGAACTTAAATATAGGATTAGGAGTGACACAACCATCTATTGAAATGGGTTCACCTTATACCAATCCACCTCATCCACAAAGCAAACAtgttaaattttcaaaacataagGGGCTACTACTTTCATAAGGGTGAGGGAAAACAATGTAATGCAGAAAAGTGCAGGTTTGCACTTACGTTAACACGCCTTGCACTTAAACTGGAAGTTTTTATTATGCAATACGTATGGCACAATctgcaaaatttataaatataattcctTAGTACTTGGTGTGAGTTAACTTTATTATGCTATCAACGGGATACTTATAAGCCAAGTGAACAATGGGAAAGATTTTGTTCAAATCATTTAACGTAGGTTAGCAAAATTGCCCACCTTGGTTTGCACTTAAATCCAGGATGAGGCGTGACACAACTATATATTGAAATGGGTTCACCTTATACCAACCGACCTCATCCACAAAGCAAACATGTTAAATTCTAATGTATTGAATCATACATAGTGGGCTGATTGCCATCATTGTTGTTTGGGCTCACTCAGCTTAGTGATTTAATCCTTGCGGAGAATAAATTGGTTGGGGAAATACCTGATAAAACCAGTAGACTTTCTAATTTAGCATATCTGGATTTTTCTGACAACTCGTTGAACGGAATGTAAGGCCCTCTTATTTCAGCACCAATATTTAAAGGTTGCGCCAaaatctaatgggcctaagcgctggcccatagggtgtccaaggtCCCTAAGACAGCCAAACCCCTCTCGCTTCTATCATTCTTACAAAAATAGTACTCTCACACTCTCCCTTTTCTCCACAAAGGCTCCGTTAGGGTTTTGCTTCCGCTTTCCGTTAAGCTAGAAGAACTCTGTTTATTCCATGTAAGTTAACCTCCTAACTAATGTTCCCACTGTTCTAGCTCTGTGGTCTGGGTTCCAACTAAGGTTTCTCTATTTGACCTTGTTCCCTCTATGTTCCACTAATTTCCAGCTCACTGACTTGTCCCTAGAGCTGATATGCTCCGCTGTTTGGTGTCAAACTCTTTTTACTAGCTCTTTctaagtaagggaagctaggttttCTTAGTTTAAATCGATCTTTACCTATTTTTGGGTCTGTTTCGTATTTTCGATGTTTGGGTGGTATGTAAAAAGTTATGAACGTGATATGTGCTTTGCTATGGTTGATTATTGGTGTTGGcgtgtgtaacatcccgttaggatattacggatttataaataaaataaagaaaataaaataatcagcgcatttaataatacctcattttcccaaaacgcgggaaaatttaaaattcattaaataagCAAATAACATTCATAACCATCCGTTATAGAACCAAAAGAACAATGTTATAAaatcacccatcagggtttacaactgtTTCCAAAagcaataaagaaaacataagaatTCCCTAAGTCGaacccctctccgcgactaagcgtcacctgagccacctgtatcaacaacatttgctcccgtgtaccgcgtacacgatcattatcaaacacacacagatagggtgagcttaacagataaatcatatatataatgttcacataaatatatatctacATACACACATATCACGGTACATAACTTAACATCCCACATGTTTTATACTTTGACTCCTACCATCTGACCCCCAATCAAAACATTCGTGTTCTACTCCGTCGAaatgattacttcaaggtgacttgctgccatacctatcggccacaaccgatagagcacgtgccggaaaacatgctacggatcatacactgtAACGCCTGGTAGAGTTTCCATATATGAACATAGTCCGtattgtcccaagactacctaactcgtcagccaacaactaaGGAggacaatctatctggacccatccgtactggccacaaccagcacactcgtaccggcaacactcgccaacccaagccacaactcaagggttcctcgtgttcatccgtcatcccgagccacaactcaagagatgctattccgagccacaactcaaggaataccacgtgcttaacccctatcccgagctacaacttaagggatacgttctgagccacaactcaaggaacatcagcaatcccacctttaaagcaccacTAGTCGCGTTGTAGATCACAAGTACAAAACCACAACTCCAAGCTGCAACAGTACAAATCGCCTGGTAGGGGACACGTGCCAccaggcgctgccagctccTAGACCGCTTGACGTGTGTCGCGTACCGCCAAGCGCACAACGCCTCAAAAACTCCCGTCGCTACAGGTATCACCTGGCGGTATTACTCTCACCGTCAGGCGCCTACGTAACAGTGGCTCACTGTTTACACAAATATCGCCTGGAGCCACAGACCCgaccgccaggcgctgcacTATCAGGTTCTCTCTGATTTCCTctctaccgcctggcggagtcGTTCCCTCCCGCCAAGCGCTATACCAGAACAGCTTGTTTCTGGTTTAATACCTATAATGATCCTTCATTCCCTTCCACGGACCTCGCCATCCCTTACTCCACACCGAAGCTTAAGATTAAGGTCAATATTACCTGTTATCATCATATTTAATCCACTCCTACCCACACAAAACAGAAATTGTTCCTCATAATATACTATTGGTCATGTTATGCATGTGATTAATCATCTCAATCTACTATCTTAGACTCTAACTGGTTTATGTTCGATACCCATCCAACCTTAGTTGTGCTTTATACTTCATTCCGAATTAAAACCTATTTTCAAACCTCACGACCCACTCGTGATTTTCCATTCTTTATCGTTCACAACGTGTTATCCCactcaaaatatatcaaagagAAGCCTTTTCATTGAATTACCCTTTATTATTTCATGACCAGATTATCATCGCATCTAACCCAACTTAACGCACTCCAAACTCTCCCACATGCCCCTGATTTCCACGCTGCCACCTAGCGGTATCCTCTAGCCCGCCAGGTGGTACATCAGACTTGGGAAATTCCAGGTTCTGTTACAGCCTATCACATTTTCTCCCATTCTCTTGCTGTGTTTCCTGTCAAATATTCTCTGAGTTCACACTCTCACTCACTCGCAGGTAGACTCATGTGTAGTTCCCCCCTCAATCTTTACCACTTTCTCCCTTACAATTTCAACGTCAATTGGTCTAATAACAAGGTCTCCTTTCCTTCCAACCCTAACACTGTTCCATTACTTATGCAGATCACTCAAGCcgaaaatcaacaaaataccACCTCAATTATGTTATAACCACAAATCTCCAAATTTTCCCCTGATTAGAATCATCCCAGGAAGCATAGAATCAAAAATCGCGTCAACAGACTTGCGTTGCCTAGCGGAAATTAATCACCGCCAGGCAGATCATGAAATAAGCCCAGAATTTAGCCATCCatttgcgtcgcctggcggtacagggtTTCACCGCCAGGCCCTGCCCTTAGAAACACCCCAAAACTCATATAATAggcatgagccgcctggcggctatgtgTGGCCCGTCAGGCGGTTTCtgaaaaatttccagaaatcaaaatttcataatcaaAATGAGATTCATGCATTCACATCATCATATCATTCATGGAGTTTAATATAAGCACAAAAATAAACGgagttcagctcccctaacctggatccttttgCTAAAATTTGGTTTGCTTTGAAGGACTCTAATGATCACCACGTTTCCCCCTTCTTGATATGCTCCCTCAATCCTCACCAGAatctcactcaaacctcaccaatcTCTCTGATTTTCGTGCTCTAATTTAGGTTGCTATTCCAGCTTGCCAAAACCTTCCCTATGACcactttttacccttttaaacttGGCTTTTAGTAGAGTTTAATTATCCAACACGAAAATTTACCTAATGGTACTATTAATTACCATTAAATTTACCTTTAGGATCTGTTTTTCAACTACCCAAGGCTACCTCTCAACTATCTAGGGTTTTTcccaacctttcatattcaattcaaagccaaaatgccaaaaatgccaaaaataaagtttttagttttgttctccaaggtttgaacccatacccATTCATTCACCAAACaattgcacaaccaattcaaccaatcatgtttcatgcttaaCAAATCCAATTCAGACATCATATCATACCAGGACAtgattacatatatttaaataataaaacaaccacaaaagttagcatacataggactcgaacccaagtcctctcacacaatcaaagtactcttaaccacttgagctagtacttttccacatcatatcaaccataatttaatgtcataatcaTTTCCCCACCcccatttattaattaattatttatttaattaattaaattctacgggtcttacagctTGTGTGAACAGTGGAGGGttctggttttctcgcccaagcgagcgtatctcgcctaggtgagattAGCAGCAACTTGCCCAGGTTGTTTGCGCaagttgtcgctcaggcgacgagctctgttttgagcgagagtctatctcgctcaggtgaggagGTCTCGACTAAGCGAGAGAACGTGCAAGCCATTGTTCCTCACTTCTCGAGCTCTCacctaggcgaaaggagctcgctcGAGCGAGAAACCCTCTCtcctgagcgagacctttctACCTGAGCGAGGAGTTGGGCAAGAATGCATTCTTGTTTTGTTAGTTCTCTGTTCTTGGATGTTTGGCACCTGATTGATTGAATCactatgttaaagcatgaagtgtgtgaatatgcatgagtaaagATGATTTATAAGTGgtgaatgatgagtttggcatgatctcAGTATGGAATATAAatgaatggttggttatatatgtggtcatgGATTTGGTATGAGcaataatgttatattgatGGATGAAAACATGGTTTTGATTTGGTTAAGACGTAATTTcatgatagtttcgtggtggtgcatCATTagttaggacataattccatgaatctctaggtgagatctcatggtggtgccatagttggtcaggacgtaattccatgacccctgttagtgggagttcatggtggtgcctcatttatataatttagtaaggattcaaggtaaggattgcatcctgacactctaaagagttagttagtcttaCATAGAGCATATTGACTCGAGTGGTGAGAGTAttaggaggcctgaaacactttaagggctaaccttgtgtgtggggggaTGAAACACTATAATAATTAGCTCAGTAGAGCAGCTTGGTAGAGCAGTTAAGTTCATGTCTTATTAAGTCTAAATAATGGTTTTCCTATGTGTCAGCGATTATGGCACGTACGCGTAAAACTCCTCAATCTTCTCAGGGTGATGTACCACATATCGCCAGGACGATAGAAGAAATGGTGGCAGCCATGACTCAGCAGAGTACTACCATGATGCAACAACATGAAGCATCGATGCAGCGACAGGCAGCATCATTGGAACAGCAACAACTGGTGATGCAATAGATAGAGGCTGCTAGGGTAGTTGCTGAGGATGCCCACAAcaagcatatggaggccctccgccaatTGGAGGAGAACAGGATAGTTGCCCATGTCTTTTGTCTCGAGCCACGACCTCCAGTCAAAGAgtggagtttggaagacttCTTGAAGCATCACCCGGTAAAATTCAACGGAAAGACTAGTCCTGATGTTGtagaccaatggctgaaggataTGAAGAGGATCTTTAATGTGAAGTCGTGCCCGATGGAGAACTATTTGGCATTTGTGGTGTACATGCTCACCGGTGAGGCAAAGCATTGGTGGATCAACATGAAATCCATTATGGAAGAAAGGGAGGAACCAGTTACTTGGGAGGACTTCAGCGGGAAGTTCCTCTTCGAGTACTTCCCCGATAGCATGAGGTATGCTAAGGAAGTGGAATTCCTCCAGTTGACTTTGGAGAGTAAGTCAGTTGCAGAGTATGCTGAGAAGTTTAAGCATCTCAGCTGCTTCTACACTTTGCCACTCGATGAAGAATGGAGATGTCGTAAGTTCGAGAACAGCCTTAGGGGAGACATCCGTCGGATGGTTGCCCCactgtccatcaaggattttgctgcCTTGGTGAAGAAGGCCAAAGttatggagaagatgaagggcGAGGTAGAGGCTCAACCAGAAGATTGGTGGACCATATGGGTCCAAACCGAGACATGAGGAGAGGAGGAAATCGTATGATAGACCTCATCATCAGTCTCAAGGGCCTAGGAGTTTTCCATCACAACAGGGTAGGGTCCAGTGTTTCAGGTGTGAAGGCCCTCATTTGAGGAGTGTTTGCCCACATATGGAAGGTTACCCCAGATGTAACCattgtggcaaggaaggccattTCGGCAAGGATTATCCCTCCCTTGCTAGGGCAGTGACACGACCTCCCGTTCATAGGAACAGAGGCAATAGGCCTCAAGCGACAGGTCACGTTTACGCCATGATAGGAGTAGAGGCTGCAAGCTCAGGTAACCTTATTATGGATTGTTGTGTGATTGTTGGGATGAAATGTTGTATGTTGTATGACTCTGGAgtgacacactcttttgtgttaGATGCTTATGTAAAATGATTGGGTCTGCCAGTGTGTGAGCTGTAGTGTGAGCTTGTGGTATCTACTACGacatcgggtttggtcaggacatcgTCATTGTGTGTTAGATGTCCAATAGAGGTAGAGAGGCGCAAGTATAAAGTGAATCTGATCTGCTTACCTTTAcaagagttggaggtgatcttgaggatggattggctctctaccAATCACATTCTTATAGATTGTCGAGAGAATAGGGTGTTGTTCTccaactcagaggagcctgagtttgTATTGTCTCAAGGCGTGATGAAGGAGATTCAAGGCAGCGCGTAGTGCTTCATTATATTCACCCATCTAGAGGTGGATGAGGAGGAAAAGACGTCGGTTATACTTATGGTGCACAAGTTTGGAGATGTGTTCCCGGAGGAAGTGTCAGGGTTGCCTCCcaatagagaggtggagttctctattgacctgGTGCCAAGAACCAGTCCAGTGTCGATGGCTCCATACCGTATGGCTCCGGCGGAATTGGTAGAGCTCAATAGTCAAATACAGGAGCTATTGGGAAACAGTTCATAAGGCCTAGTacttcaccttggggagcacctGTGTTGTTGGGAAGAAAAATGATGGAAGTTCACGTCTGTGTGTAGACTACAGAAAGTTAAATAAgatgaccatcaagaacaaCTACCCCCTCTTGAGgattgacgacttgatggatcagttgcatgggtcatcgGTGTTCTCAAAGATTGATTTGTGGTCGGGATACCATCAGACTTTAGTGAAGGCAGACAAtgtacagaagacagccttcaggtCCCGATATGGACACTACGAGTACGTAGTTATgacttttggtgtgaccaatgcttcAGCTGTgtttatggactacatgaacatgATTTTAAGGCCTTTCttggataagtttgtcgtagtcttcataggaCGTAgttccacgatagtttcgtggtggtgcctcattggttagggcataattccatgagcctctaggtgagacctcatgttGGCGCCTCagttggtcaggacgtaattccatgacccctatcagtgggagttcatggtggtgccccatttatataattaagtaaggattcaaggtaaggattgcatcctgacactctaaagagtcagttagtctcacgtagagtgTACAGActcgagtggtgagagtagcaggaggccgtgaacccattaagggctaaccttatgTGTGGGGGAAAGAAACACAGTAACatttagctcggtagagcagtaaaggccaccacaagtgcacacatccgttgaatccgactaaattatatgtatccggatgagtcgtgtctgagtcttagtgtatcgtgtgcaagtcataacatgattggttgacgtATGCATCTTGAACTATAAAATTGTATGTAACCGtatgataaaacatttttctgctctagcttaccctttcgcttgtttgattgttatgtgtgtgattttctccttttgcgatgatcatcaatttattgatgtaagCAGATGCGA from Vigna unguiculata cultivar IT97K-499-35 chromosome 8, ASM411807v1, whole genome shotgun sequence encodes:
- the LOC114195030 gene encoding uncharacterized protein LOC114195030 yields the protein MEALRQLEENRIVAHVFCLEPRPPVKEWSLEDFLKHHPVKFNGKTSPDVVDQWLKDMKRIFNVKSCPMENYLAFVVYMLTGEAKHWWINMKSIMEEREEPVTWEDFSGKFLFEYFPDSMRYAKEVEFLQLTLESKSVAEYAEKFKHLSCFYTLPLDEEWRCRKFENSLRGDIRRMVAPLSIKDFAALVKKAKVMEKMKGEVEAQPEDWWTIWVQTET